Proteins from a single region of Drosophila biarmipes strain raj3 chromosome 3R, RU_DBia_V1.1, whole genome shotgun sequence:
- the LOC108031221 gene encoding protein archease-like, translating into MEVEFSKENFLLPEVKYEYLDHTADVQIHGWGTSLKEAFEQCGVAMFGYMTELDYVSVEQCFEIEAQGDDLEGLLFHFLDELLFLFSCEPFLVCKKLEITKFDVETFEISCRCYGEPFELGKHPQGTEVKAITYSAMQIVQQPEASHYEVFVIIDI; encoded by the exons ATGGAGGTGGAGTTCAGCAAGGAGAACTTTCTGCTGCCGGAGGTGAAGTACGAGT ACTTGGACCACACGGCTGATGTGCA AATCCACGGCTGGGGAACGAGTCTGAAGGAGGCCTTCGAACAGTGCGGAGTGGCCATGTTCGGGTACATGACGGAGCTGGACTACGTGTCCGTGGAGCAGTGCTTCGAGATCGAAGCGCAGGGCGACGATCTGGAGGGACTGCTCTTCCACTTCCTCGACGAGCTGCTCTTCCTGTTCTCCTGCGAACCGTTTCTGGTGTGCAAGAAGCTGGAGATAACCAAGTTCGATGTGGAGACCTTCGAGATCTCCTGCCGCTGCTACGGGGAGCCCTTCGAGCTGGGCAAGCATCCACAGGGCACCGAGGTGAAGGCAATCACGTACTCGGCCATGCAGATCGTCCAGCAGCCGGAGGCCAGCCACTACGAGGTGTTTGTGATAATTGACATTTGA